One window of Salminus brasiliensis chromosome 16, fSalBra1.hap2, whole genome shotgun sequence genomic DNA carries:
- the ccna1 gene encoding cyclin-A1, whose translation MSSSGLALVASRSSRENISAQARMDGPRVKAGQRVVLGVLTENDHYNRACNQGVPAKRGSGPHNVSGLGINTSHQSNSTVSAQVAEPVLVQAPKPTGEEAADLLIHSSALQMLSTVSGFSTGSCLDASMQSLPEEEVASSEDVFSVSEYAEDIHRHLRESELRYRPKPGYMRKQPDITNCMRVILIDWLVEVAEEYKLCSETVYLAVNYLDRFLSCMSVLRGKLQLVGTAAILVAAKYEEIYPPEVDEFVYITDDTYSKKQLLRMEHLILKVLSFDMTAPTSHQFLMQYVLVERVCTETANLALYLSELTLLEVDPFLQYLPSKIAAAAYCLANYTLNRALWPDALYAFTGYSLAEIAQCLIALHKLHLSAASRPQQAICEKYKSAEYSSVSLIKPVESLPLH comes from the exons ATGAGCTCTAGTGGCCTTGCTCTGGTTGCCAGCCGCAGCAGCCGAGAGAACATCTCTGCTCAGGCAAGGATGGATGGTCCTCGTGTGAAGGCTGGGCAAAGAGTGGTTTTGGGTGTCTTGACTGAAAATGATCACTATAACAGGGCTTGTAACCAG GGTGTTCCTGCTAAACGTGGATCAGGACCTCACAATGTGTCTGGCCTTGGAATCAACACCTCTCACCAGTCCAACTCTACAGTTAGTGCTCAGGTGGCTGAGCCAGTGCTTGTACAAGCACCCAAACCTACAGGAGAAGAAGCTGCTGATCTGCTTATCCATTCCTCAGCGCTTCAGATGCTGAGTACTGTGAGCGGCTTCAGCACAG GATCATGCTTGGATGCTTCAATGCAGTCCCTGCCAGAGGAGGAAGTGGCTTCTTCTGAGGATGTCTTCTCTGTGTCTGAATATGCTGAGGACATCCACAGGCACCTTAGAGagagtgag CTGAGGTACAGACCAAAGCCTGGCTATATGAGAAAGCAGCCAGACATCACCAACTGTATGAGGGTCATCTTGATTGACTGGCTGGTGGAGGTTGCTGAAGAGTACAAGCTGTGCTCTGAGACTGTCTACTTAGCAGTGAACTACCTGGATCGCTTCCTGTCTTGCATGTCCGTGCTCCGTGGAAAGCTGCAGCTTGTGGGAACTGCAGCAATACTTGTGGCTGC GAAATACGAAGAGATCTACCCACCAGAAGTGGATGAGTTTGTCTACATCACTGATGACACTTACAGCAAGAAGCAGCTGCTGAGAATGGAGCACCTCATCCTCAAAGTGCTGTCCTTTGACATGACTGCACCTACAAGTCACCAGTTCTTGATGCAGTATGTCTTGGTAGAGCGTGTCTGCACTGAAACGGCAAACCTTGCCTTG TATCTTTCAGAGCTGACCCTGCTTGAGGTGGACCCCTTTCTGCAGTATCTTCCTTCCAAGATTGCTGCTGCAGCTTACTGTCTGGCTAACTACACACTCAACAGGGCCCTATGG CCTGATGCCCTGTATGCCTTCACTGGCTACTCTCTGGCAGAGATTGCACAGTGTTTAATCGCACTACATAAGCTCCACCTCAGTGCTGCAAGTCGTCCCCAGCAGGCCATTTGTGAGAAGTACAAGAGCGCAGA GTACTCCAGCGTCTCCCTGATTAAACCAGTGGAGAGTCTTCCTCTGCACTGA
- the sparta gene encoding spartin a isoform X1 encodes MEAPEASELQAVGNHYENAFECINMGLLEDESGNKGRAVVLYRLGRRHLLQGLEVRTHGERCVGEDWDCARQMQQKMRESLSTITARLAVLETTSATGAQALYPSLPVLQEPWRPAKARRSQVSCRLFPTASGGVPYPPTTPNTASDVPSELPPAYTPQPTDGHLSLSYREGKSWPSLPRPKQVSRSQSLTESGEDLLFLPHGVQIFFVTADGRVSAPSYPGYLRIMLNSSQNYRSSDLSDSRRPPAYLQVCDWHYPLFPDSPVLLSNTGVFTFPDTTATVPGSYVGVVLSSELPAADRALFQEHLSVLTQLRVQPADEEESDEATGTDPINLNEKAPIYPSDGTAPSPGKEEKVLPEWSEKMSQSILAGASWLSRGLVQGAEVTGKAIHKGAIKLREHITPEETPAEVSPRVTRGLHVAKQATGGAAKVSHFLVDGLSTVVERVGKELTPHVKKHGSKLIPESLKKNKDACTNMDGAKVVAASSLKGLSTIWSGLETAAKTVGKSASSETVLTVKHKYGDQASQATDTAVQSVVNVGVTAFNMDNIALKAVLKGAGRQASNEITKDDNTTNQQQPEKMTKREEKKGQ; translated from the exons ATGGAAGCTCCTGAGGCCTCTGAGCTGCAGGCCGTCGGGAACCACTATGAGAATGCGTTTGAGTGCATTAACATGGGACTGCTGGAAGATGAGTCCGGGAACAAAGGCAGAGCTGTGGTGCTGTATCGCCTGGGCCGCCGACATCTCCTCCAGGGTCTGGAGGTGCGCACCCATGGTGAGCGGTGTGTGGGAGAGGATTGGGACTGTGCTCGCCAGATGCAGCAGAAGATGAGGGAGAGCCTCAGCACCATCACCGCTCGGCTGGCTGTGCTGGAGACCACCTCGGCCACAGGGGCCCAAGCGCTTTATCCGAGCCTGCCGGTCCTCCAGGAGCCTTGGAGACCAGCCAAGGCCAGGAGGTCTCAGGTTAGCTGCAGGCTGTTTCCTACGGCTTCTGGAGGCGTTCCTTATCCGCCAACCACCCCAAACACGGCCTCTGATGTACCCAGTGAGCTGCCCCCAGCATACACCCCTCAGCCCACAGACGGGCACCTCTCACTTTCTTACAGGGAAGGGAAAAGTTGGCCTTCGCTACCAAGACCAAAGCAGGTTTCCCGCAGTCAGAGTTTGACAGAAAGTGGGGAGGATCTCCTGTTCCTGCCCCATGGGGTGCAGATATTCTTTGTGACGGCTGATGGCCGGGTCAGCGCTCCTTCGTATCCGGGGTATCTGCGCATCATGCTGAACAGCAGCCAGAATTACCGTAGCAGTGATCTCAGTGATAGCAGGCGTCCTCCTGCTTACCTACAG GTGTGTGACTGGCACTACCCACTGTTTCCTGACTCACCGGTCCTGCTTAGCAACACTGGAGTGTTCACATTCCCTGATACCACGGCAACAGTGCCGGGGTCCTATGTCGGGGTGGTGCTGTCTTCAGAGCTGCCTGCAGCAGACAGAGCTCTTTTTCAGGAGCACCTCTCTGTGCTTACACAGCTCAGAGTACAG CCTGCAGATGAGGAAGAATCAGATGAAGCTACTGGGACAGACCCAATTAACCTGAATGAGAAGGCTCCCATTTACCCCTCAGATGGGACAGCCCCATCTCCAGGAAAAGAGGAGAAGGTCTTGCCTGAATGGAGTGAGAAGATGTCCCAGAGCATTCTGGCAG GGGCTTCGTGGCTCAGTCGAGGACTTGTGCAGGGAGCAGAGGTCACAGGCAAGGCCATTCACAAAGGTGCGATCAAACTGCGCGAACACATCACCCCAGAGGAGACGCCAGCGGAGGTCAGCCCCAGGGTCACCAGGGGCCTGCACGTGGCCAAGCAGGCCACAGGGGGTGCTGCCAAAGTCAGTCATTTTTTGG TTGATGGCCTATCCACTGTGGTCGAACGTGTGGGGAAGGAGCTGACGCCTCACGTAAAGAAGCATGGCAGCAAACTCATCCCGGAGTCcctaaagaaaaataaagacgCTTGCACCAACATGGACGGAGCCAAAGTGGTGGCTGCAAGTAGCCTAAAAG GGTTGTCAACCATATGGTCAGGTTTGGAGACAGCAGCAAAGACAGTTGGGAAAAGTGCAAGCTCAGAGACAGTGCTGACTGTCAAGCACAA GTATGGGGATCAGGCCAGCCAGGCTACAGACACGGCCGTCCAATCAGTGGTCAATGTGGGCGTCACTGCTTTCAACATGGACAACATTGCTCTGAAGGCTGTTCTGAAGGGTGCAGGAAGGCAGGCCTCAAATGAAATAACAAAAGATGACAACACCACCAACCAACAGCAGCCAGAGAAGATGActaagagagaggagaaaaagggACAATAA
- the sparta gene encoding spartin a isoform X2 produces MEAPEASELQAVGNHYENAFECINMGLLEDESGNKGRAVVLYRLGRRHLLQGLEVRTHGERCVGEDWDCARQMQQKMRESLSTITARLAVLETTSATGAQALYPSLPVLQEPWRPAKARRSQVSCRLFPTASGGVPYPPTTPNTASDVPSELPPAYTPQPTDGHLSLSYREGKSWPSLPRPKQVSRSQSLTESGEDLLFLPHGVQIFFVTADGRVSAPSYPGYLRIMLNSSQNYRSSDLSDSRRPPAYLQVCDWHYPLFPDSPVLLSNTGVFTFPDTTATVPGSYVGVVLSSELPAADRALFQEHLSVLTQLRVQPADEEESDEATGTDPINLNEKAPIYPSDGTAPSPGKEEKVLPEWSEKMSQSILAGASWLSRGLVQGAEVTGKAIHKGAIKLREHITPEETPAEVSPRVTRGLHVAKQATGGAAKVSHFLVDGLSTVVERVGKELTPHVKKHGSKLIPESLKKNKDACTNMDGAKVVAASSLKGLSTIWSGLETAAKTVGKSASSETVLTVKHKFKGLESILDPPSNI; encoded by the exons ATGGAAGCTCCTGAGGCCTCTGAGCTGCAGGCCGTCGGGAACCACTATGAGAATGCGTTTGAGTGCATTAACATGGGACTGCTGGAAGATGAGTCCGGGAACAAAGGCAGAGCTGTGGTGCTGTATCGCCTGGGCCGCCGACATCTCCTCCAGGGTCTGGAGGTGCGCACCCATGGTGAGCGGTGTGTGGGAGAGGATTGGGACTGTGCTCGCCAGATGCAGCAGAAGATGAGGGAGAGCCTCAGCACCATCACCGCTCGGCTGGCTGTGCTGGAGACCACCTCGGCCACAGGGGCCCAAGCGCTTTATCCGAGCCTGCCGGTCCTCCAGGAGCCTTGGAGACCAGCCAAGGCCAGGAGGTCTCAGGTTAGCTGCAGGCTGTTTCCTACGGCTTCTGGAGGCGTTCCTTATCCGCCAACCACCCCAAACACGGCCTCTGATGTACCCAGTGAGCTGCCCCCAGCATACACCCCTCAGCCCACAGACGGGCACCTCTCACTTTCTTACAGGGAAGGGAAAAGTTGGCCTTCGCTACCAAGACCAAAGCAGGTTTCCCGCAGTCAGAGTTTGACAGAAAGTGGGGAGGATCTCCTGTTCCTGCCCCATGGGGTGCAGATATTCTTTGTGACGGCTGATGGCCGGGTCAGCGCTCCTTCGTATCCGGGGTATCTGCGCATCATGCTGAACAGCAGCCAGAATTACCGTAGCAGTGATCTCAGTGATAGCAGGCGTCCTCCTGCTTACCTACAG GTGTGTGACTGGCACTACCCACTGTTTCCTGACTCACCGGTCCTGCTTAGCAACACTGGAGTGTTCACATTCCCTGATACCACGGCAACAGTGCCGGGGTCCTATGTCGGGGTGGTGCTGTCTTCAGAGCTGCCTGCAGCAGACAGAGCTCTTTTTCAGGAGCACCTCTCTGTGCTTACACAGCTCAGAGTACAG CCTGCAGATGAGGAAGAATCAGATGAAGCTACTGGGACAGACCCAATTAACCTGAATGAGAAGGCTCCCATTTACCCCTCAGATGGGACAGCCCCATCTCCAGGAAAAGAGGAGAAGGTCTTGCCTGAATGGAGTGAGAAGATGTCCCAGAGCATTCTGGCAG GGGCTTCGTGGCTCAGTCGAGGACTTGTGCAGGGAGCAGAGGTCACAGGCAAGGCCATTCACAAAGGTGCGATCAAACTGCGCGAACACATCACCCCAGAGGAGACGCCAGCGGAGGTCAGCCCCAGGGTCACCAGGGGCCTGCACGTGGCCAAGCAGGCCACAGGGGGTGCTGCCAAAGTCAGTCATTTTTTGG TTGATGGCCTATCCACTGTGGTCGAACGTGTGGGGAAGGAGCTGACGCCTCACGTAAAGAAGCATGGCAGCAAACTCATCCCGGAGTCcctaaagaaaaataaagacgCTTGCACCAACATGGACGGAGCCAAAGTGGTGGCTGCAAGTAGCCTAAAAG GGTTGTCAACCATATGGTCAGGTTTGGAGACAGCAGCAAAGACAGTTGGGAAAAGTGCAAGCTCAGAGACAGTGCTGACTGTCAAGCACAA ATTTAAGGGTCTAGAAAGCATCCTGGACCCCCCTAGCAACATTTAA
- the ccdc169 gene encoding coiled-coil domain-containing protein 169 yields MGDADMSRYDTSRLQAELEQEREVREMLRDSVSDLRSTLADLEQRLHSVEGQGNEWRTRYETQLELNGQLERQIGVVQEKLEGLSGNPMDRLASIRSYDEMTVDALRHRLKLLSTEKTSLQNQLLEHRLRIDQEGKAYQKAYDERRAYLSEIAKVSSAFDLTRRQHLGQSRKAALSEFQSPERRAQGTQRGSEGRRGPARADVTQSRLPRLKR; encoded by the exons ATGGGAGATGCGGACATGAGCAGATATGATACATCACGACTGCAGGCGGAACtcgagcaggagagagaggtcAG AGAGATGCTGCGAGATTCTGTTTCTGACctgagaagcactttggctgACCTGGAACAACGACTGCACAGTGTGGAGGGGCAAG GGAACGAATGGAGAACCAGATACGAGACCCAGCTGGAGCTGAACGGGCAGCTGGAGAGGCAAATTGGAGTCGTGCAGGAGAAACTTGAGGGCCTCAGCGGAAATCCCATGG ATCGACTGGCCTCCATTCGGTCATATGATGAAATGACGGTG GATGCTTTAAGACACAGACTCAAACTTCTGAGCACAGAGAAGACATCCCTTCAGAACCAGCTGCTGGAACATCGCCTGAGGATCGACCAAGAGGGCAAG GCATACCAGAAGGCCTATGACGAGAGACGAGCCTATCTTTCAGAGATTGCCAAG gtgtcctctgcatttgatttGACCAGAAGGCAGCACTTGGGTCAGTCTCGGAAAGCTGCACTCTCTGAGTTTCAGAGTCCAGAGAGAAG AGCTCAGGGGACTCAGAGGGGATCAGAAGGAAGGAGGGGTCCGGCCAGAGCAGACGTCACACAGAGTCGACTGCCGAGATTAAAGCGCTGA